TGCGACGCCCGGCGACACGGAAATATCACAAGCGCAGCGCGTCCGGTGGTCCCTGTTGAGCGGATTTCTGTGGATCCACCCCCGGAAAGCAGGGGCAGCTCCACCGAAACCCGAGGAACGATGACCAAGCACCCCGCATGTAAGGGTAGGCATGCTTTACTTCCGCACGCGATGAACTCAGTGCGCCATTGGCCGGACCGTTTCGGCGATCACGCCGTCGCCGCCTTCCGCATCGCCGTCGGTTTCCTGTTCCTCTGCCACGGCACCACGAGCCTGTGGGCGTGGCCGGCGGAACCCTACGGCGGAACCACCGCACAACTCGGCGCATGGCCCGGCTGGTGGGGTGCGATCATCCAGGTCGTGTGCGGCACCGCCCTGATCGTCGGTCTCGGTACCCGGCTCGCGGCCTTCCTCGGCTCCGGATCGATGGCGTACGCCTACTTCTGGGGCCACCAGGCCGACGGCGCACTGCCCATCCAGAACGACGGTGAATCCGCCGCGCTGTTCTGCTGGGCGATGTTCGTCCTGATCTTCCTCGGCTCCGGATCGTGGGCCGTGGATCGCCTCCTCGCGCGGCGGCGCGAGGAGGCCACACCCGAACCGGCGCCGGCCACCGCAACCGACACCGATCCCGCGTCGCTCGTCGACGCCTGACCCCACCCACGAACGCCGCCCCCCGAACGCCACTGGGCCGCACACCTTCCGGTGTGCGGCCCAGTGGTCGTACCTCGTTCAGCGCTGCGGCATCGTGGTGGTCGCGATCGGCGCCGGCAACGCCGTCTCACCCTCGAGGAAGCGGTCCACCGCAGCGGCGCACGCGCGACCCTCGGCGATCGCCCAGACGATGAGCGACTGTCCGCGACCCATGTCGCCGGCGACGAAGACACCGTCGACGTTGGTGGACCACTCCGACGAACGGGCGACGTTGCCACGCTGGTCGAAGTCGACCCCGAGATCGGTGAGCAGACCCGGCTTCTCGGCACCGGTGAAGCCCATCGCGAGCAGCACCAGATCGGCCTCGAGTTCGAAGTCGCTTCCTTCGACCTTCTCGAAGCGACCGTCGACCATCTGCACCTCGTGCGCCTTCAGCGCGGTGACCTTGCCGTCCTTGCCGATGAATTCCTCGGTGTTGACGGAGAAGACGCGCTCGCCGCCCTCCTCGTGCGCCGACGAGACGCGGTACATGAGGGGGTAGGTCGGCCACGGGGTGGACTCGGCGCGCTGCTCCGGCGGCCGCGGCATGATCTCGAACTGGTGGACGCTCTCCGCACCCTGACGGTGCGAGGTGCCCAGGCAGTCGGCGCCGGTGTCGCCACCGCCGATGATGACGACCTTCTTACCCTCGGCCGTGATGGTCGGGGCCGGCAGATCGCCGAGCTGCACGCGGTTGGCGATCGGCAGGAACTCCATCGCCTGGTGGATGCCGTCGAGCTCGCGTCCGGGGATCTGCAGGTCGCGGGCGACGGTCGCGCCGCCGGCGAGCACCACGGCGTCGAACTGCTCGCGCAGCTCATCGGCGGTGATGTCGACACCCACGTTCACGCCCGGCTTGAAGACGGTGCCCTCGGCCTCCATCTGCGCGAGACGGCGGTCGATGAAGCGCTTCTCCATCTTGAACTCGGGGATGCCGTAACGGAGAAGACCACCGATGCGGTCGGCCCGCTCGAACACCGTCACCGAGTGACCGGCACGCGTGAGCTGCTGTGCCGCAGCGAGACCGGCAGGCCCGGAGCCGACTACCGCGACCTTGCGGCCGGTGAGCTTCGACGGCGGAACCGGCTTGACGCGGCCGTCGTCGAAGGCCTTCTCGACCAGCTCGACCTCGACCTGCTTGATGGTCACCGGGTCCTGGTTGATGCCGAGCACGCACGACGCCTCGCAGGGCGCTGGGCAGAGCCGGCCGGTGAACTCGGGGAAGTTGTTCGTGGCGTGGAGACGCTCGATCCCGTCCTCCCACTTACCCTTGTAGGCGAGGTCGTTCCACTCGGGGATGAGATTCCCGAGCGGGCAACCGTTGTGGCAAAAGGGGATACCGCAGTCCATGCAACGGCTTGCCTGGGTCCGGAGGGTGTCGAGCGGGAACGGCTCGTAGACCTCCTTCCAGTCGAGGAGTCGCAGCGGGACAGGCCGGCGGACCGGCGTCTCGCGGGAACCGTGCTTGAGGAAACCGGTGGGATCAGCCACGAGCAGCCTCCATGATCGCCTCGTCCACGTTCGCACCACGGATGGTGGCGTCCTTGATAGCCATGAGTACCTTCTTGTAATCGCGAGGCATGACCTTCGCGAAGTGGCTGACCTGTTGTGACCAGTCGGCCAGGATGCGGGCTGCGACCTCGGAGCCCGTTTCGTCACGATGCCGTTCGACGGCGCCCTTGAGCCACGCGAAGTCCTCGCCCTCGAGATCCTCGAGGTCGACCAGCTCGGTGTTCAGGTTGTTCTCGAAGTCCTTGTCCGGGTTGTACACGAACGCGACGCCACCGGACATGCCCGCACCGAAGTTGCGGCCGGTCTTGCCGAGGATGACGACCTTGCCACCCGTCATGTACTCGCAGCCGTGGTCGCCGACGCCTTCGACGACGGCCGTGGCTCCGGAGTTGCGGACCGCGAAGCGCTCACCCGCGATGCCACGGATGAGGACCTCACCCGAGGTGGCACCGAACAGGATGACGTTGCCGGCGATGATGTTGTCCTCGGGCACGAAACCCTCGGCCGCATTGTGCGGCGGGCGCACGATGATGCGACCACCCGACAGGCCCTTGCCGACGAAGTCGTTCGCGTCGCCGTTGAGCCGCATCGTGATGCCGCGCGGGACGAACGCACCGAAGCTGTTGCCGGCCGAACCTGCGAAGGTGATGTCGATCGTGTTGTCCGGCAACCCTTCCGCACCGTACTTCTTGGTGAGCTCGTGGCCGAGCATCGTGCCGACGGTGCGGTTGACGTTGGTGATCGGAGTGTCGAACGAGACCGACGTACCCGACTCGAGAGCGGGCTGCGCTTTCGCGATCAGCTCGTTGTCGAGTGCCTTGTCGAGAGCGTGGTACTGCTCCTTGGTGCAGTGCATGTCCTGCTCCCCGAAGATCGGGGAGGTGACCTTCTCGAGCAGCGGCGACAGGTCGAGCTTCGACGCGCGGTAGTGCTCGACGGCCTTGCGGGTGTCGAGGACGTCCACCTGGCCGATGGCCTCGTCGAGACTGCGGAAACCGAGTTCGGCGAGGTACTCGCGCACCTCTTCGGCGATGTACAGCATGAAGTTCTCGACGAACTCCGGCTTGCCGGTGAACCGCTTGCGCAGCACCGGGTTCTGCGTCGCGACACCCACGGGGCAGGTGTCGAGGTGGCACACACGCATCATGATGCAGCCCGAGACCACGAGCGGCGCGGTCGCGAAACCGTACTCCTCGGCGCCGAGGAGAGCGGCGACCACGACGTCGCGGCCGGTCTTCATCTGGCCGTCGACCTGCACGACGATGCGGTCGCGCAGACCGTTGAGCATCAGCGTCTGCTGGGTCTCGGCGAGACCGATCTCCCAGGGAGCACCCGCGTGCTTGAGGGAGG
This window of the Rhodococcus pyridinivorans genome carries:
- a CDS encoding DoxX family protein, with protein sequence MNSVRHWPDRFGDHAVAAFRIAVGFLFLCHGTTSLWAWPAEPYGGTTAQLGAWPGWWGAIIQVVCGTALIVGLGTRLAAFLGSGSMAYAYFWGHQADGALPIQNDGESAALFCWAMFVLIFLGSGSWAVDRLLARRREEATPEPAPATATDTDPASLVDA
- a CDS encoding glutamate synthase subunit beta; this translates as MADPTGFLKHGSRETPVRRPVPLRLLDWKEVYEPFPLDTLRTQASRCMDCGIPFCHNGCPLGNLIPEWNDLAYKGKWEDGIERLHATNNFPEFTGRLCPAPCEASCVLGINQDPVTIKQVEVELVEKAFDDGRVKPVPPSKLTGRKVAVVGSGPAGLAAAQQLTRAGHSVTVFERADRIGGLLRYGIPEFKMEKRFIDRRLAQMEAEGTVFKPGVNVGVDITADELREQFDAVVLAGGATVARDLQIPGRELDGIHQAMEFLPIANRVQLGDLPAPTITAEGKKVVIIGGGDTGADCLGTSHRQGAESVHQFEIMPRPPEQRAESTPWPTYPLMYRVSSAHEEGGERVFSVNTEEFIGKDGKVTALKAHEVQMVDGRFEKVEGSDFELEADLVLLAMGFTGAEKPGLLTDLGVDFDQRGNVARSSEWSTNVDGVFVAGDMGRGQSLIVWAIAEGRACAAAVDRFLEGETALPAPIATTTMPQR